Proteins from a single region of Mycoplasma leachii PG50:
- a CDS encoding PTS sugar transporter subunit IIA, giving the protein MIKNKDCIFIVDSFKNKNKAIEFVGLKMVELNYIDNKYIDFIKQRDQLASVAIGNYLAIPHGTIQGQEFIKNQGIVIVKLNKTMSWDNEPVNWIIGLSLLNDKQIEMLQTIAILFEDIKKVEQMTNELNSTDQIYKFFKSLKIGEE; this is encoded by the coding sequence ATGATAAAAAATAAAGATTGTATTTTTATAGTAGATAGTTTTAAAAATAAAAATAAAGCTATAGAATTTGTTGGTTTAAAAATGGTTGAACTAAACTATATAGATAATAAATACATAGATTTTATAAAACAAAGAGATCAATTAGCAAGTGTTGCTATTGGTAATTATTTAGCAATCCCACATGGAACTATACAAGGACAAGAATTTATAAAAAATCAAGGTATTGTTATAGTTAAACTAAATAAAACTATGAGCTGAGATAATGAACCAGTTAATTGAATTATTGGATTAAGTTTATTAAATGATAAACAAATAGAAATGCTACAAACTATAGCAATTTTATTTGAAGATATTAAAAAAGTTGAACAAATGACAAATGAATTAAATAGTACTGATCAAATTTATAAGTTTTTTAAAAGTTTAAAAATAGGAGAAGAATAA
- the gnd gene encoding phosphogluconate dehydrogenase (NAD(+)-dependent, decarboxylating), whose amino-acid sequence MLKIGLIGLGKMGFNLIQNIKNKGYEAIGYDLNKSMYQQLNQKDIQTANSILELVQNLPTPRVIMLLVPNGKITQDCFDEVLSYLSAGDTIIDSGNSFYKDSLKRYEIAKSRNINFIDCGISGGISGALNGACMMVGAEIKAIEPLNDFFKSLCVKNGFLHTGKVGSGHFCKMVHNGIEYGMMQAIGEGFEILNNSEFEYDLENVSLMWNNGSVIRSWLIELMINAFKNDPKLENLTGQIDMNGEGLWTVQQALEQNTPAPVIALSVIMRQRSKLEDTFSAKVVSSLRNSFGGHEIKKK is encoded by the coding sequence ATGTTAAAAATTGGATTAATTGGTTTAGGTAAAATGGGGTTTAATTTGATTCAAAATATTAAAAATAAAGGTTATGAAGCTATTGGATATGATTTAAACAAATCGATGTATCAACAATTAAATCAAAAAGATATTCAAACAGCAAATAGTATTTTAGAACTAGTTCAAAATTTACCAACACCAAGAGTTATTATGCTATTAGTACCAAATGGAAAAATTACTCAAGATTGTTTTGATGAAGTTTTATCTTATTTATCAGCAGGTGATACTATTATTGATTCAGGAAATTCATTTTATAAAGATTCATTAAAAAGATATGAAATAGCAAAATCTAGAAACATTAATTTTATAGATTGTGGAATTAGTGGTGGAATTAGTGGCGCTTTAAATGGAGCTTGTATGATGGTTGGAGCTGAGATAAAAGCTATTGAACCATTAAATGATTTTTTTAAATCTTTATGTGTGAAAAATGGTTTTTTACACACTGGAAAAGTTGGTAGTGGTCATTTTTGTAAAATGGTTCATAATGGAATTGAATATGGAATGATGCAAGCAATTGGTGAAGGATTTGAAATTTTAAATAATTCAGAATTTGAATATGATTTAGAAAACGTTAGTTTAATGTGAAATAATGGAAGTGTTATTAGATCTTGACTAATTGAATTAATGATTAATGCATTTAAAAATGATCCTAAACTAGAAAATTTAACTGGACAAATTGATATGAATGGAGAAGGATTATGAACTGTTCAACAAGCTTTAGAGCAAAACACACCAGCTCCAGTAATTGCATTATCTGTAATTATGCGTCAAAGAAGTAAATTAGAAGATACATTTTCAGCAAAAGTTGTTTCTAGTTTAAGAAATAGTTTTGGTGGACATGAAATCAAGAAAAAATAA